A genomic region of Gemmata massiliana contains the following coding sequences:
- a CDS encoding PSP1 domain-containing protein, translating to MTPTTAPPTPYLVRHGSMRFVGAFTAPESATVRRGDVAILRTERGLESGEVLCPATPQALAAIPEPTRGELVRVATVEDRAKIAHIAQLQKQQYETGTKLVTQHRLVMQIVDVEYIFGGERLVFYFLAEGRVDFRELVKSMAREFHTRIELRQIGVRDEAKLLADYGDCGKPVCCNTHMVVMPPVSMRMAKLQKSTLDPTKISGRCGRLKCCLRFEQDVYEEFQKELPPIGARVVTEKGQGKVLAQEILARRLLVEFEDGRRLPIAADEVLTRL from the coding sequence ATGACTCCAACCACTGCACCGCCGACACCTTACCTCGTGCGGCACGGGTCGATGCGGTTCGTCGGCGCGTTCACCGCACCCGAGAGCGCGACCGTGCGCCGCGGGGACGTGGCCATTCTGCGCACCGAGCGCGGGCTGGAGAGCGGCGAGGTGCTGTGTCCGGCTACACCGCAGGCGCTCGCCGCGATCCCCGAACCGACCCGCGGGGAACTCGTCCGCGTGGCCACGGTCGAGGACCGCGCGAAGATCGCGCACATTGCGCAGTTGCAAAAGCAGCAGTACGAGACCGGCACGAAGCTCGTGACCCAGCACCGGCTCGTGATGCAGATCGTGGACGTGGAGTACATTTTCGGCGGCGAGCGGCTCGTGTTCTATTTTCTCGCCGAGGGGCGCGTGGACTTCCGCGAACTCGTGAAGAGCATGGCGCGCGAGTTCCATACCCGCATCGAGCTCCGCCAGATCGGGGTGCGCGACGAGGCGAAGTTGCTCGCGGACTACGGCGATTGCGGCAAACCAGTGTGCTGCAACACGCACATGGTGGTGATGCCGCCGGTCAGCATGCGGATGGCGAAACTGCAAAAGTCCACGCTCGACCCGACGAAGATTTCCGGGCGGTGCGGGCGGCTGAAGTGCTGTCTGCGGTTCGAGCAGGACGTGTACGAAGAGTTCCAGAAAGAGCTGCCGCCGATCGGGGCGCGCGTGGTCACCGAGAAAGGGCAGGGGAAGGTGCTGGCGCAGGAGATCCTCGCGCGCCGGCTGCTCGTCGAGTTCGAGGACGGGCGCCGACTGCCCATTGCCGCCGACGAGGTGCTGACAAGGTTGTAA
- a CDS encoding Minf_1886 family protein — translation MDPRILELCREDPRFAYEAYEFVCDAVTFTQDRLGRAAVEHEEESDDRHVSGGELLNGTCALAIREFGMMAPVVFKQWGIRTTDHVGEIVFKLIKVQRLSKSDRDDPDDFRDLFDLAQALRDGFEITLGDTAKRGDR, via the coding sequence GTGGACCCTCGGATTCTTGAGTTGTGTCGCGAAGACCCGCGGTTCGCATACGAAGCCTACGAGTTCGTCTGCGACGCGGTCACGTTCACGCAGGACCGGCTCGGCCGCGCCGCGGTGGAGCACGAGGAGGAGAGCGACGACCGGCACGTGAGCGGCGGGGAACTGCTCAACGGCACGTGCGCGCTCGCGATCCGCGAGTTCGGCATGATGGCCCCGGTCGTGTTCAAGCAGTGGGGCATCCGGACCACCGACCACGTCGGCGAGATCGTGTTCAAGCTCATCAAGGTGCAGCGCCTCAGCAAGTCCGACCGCGACGACCCGGACGACTTCCGCGACCTGTTCGACCTCGCCCAGGCGCTCCGCGACGGGTTCGAGATCACGCTCGGCGACACGGCCAAGCGCGGGGACCGGTAA
- a CDS encoding OprO/OprP family phosphate-selective porin, which produces MPAVVRFVIVTVVTLFVVLAPALAQPQVPAPTSAPGAVPDSAPPASPTGAAPTAPTVPSTAPTVTLTPKEIKQLVEQAIAEREEKAKQAEAEKKKAESQSQQKSRKVTGTWNNGLTFETEDKAFRFNVGGVTQFDMGWFNVDKNQKRSIGTLNNLVDPGRTLDDGMDFRRARLRMSGLAWEQLEFFAQYEFANGTDLRQRTLGIPNSAGIANPLTTNTDPAETVGFNEVYIGLTKLPVIGTVRVGRHRESLNFVTATADNNQVWMERGLMFDAFNGNYNFSNGITVSRTFLDDRAYALIGLFEQNSQSNRQFSTVGDGNYVYDARLTCLPVWNESEHRWVHLGVDYSYRNLNQDNVRVRARPDIRIGSGFQVPNLFDTGNIFSRDAQQIANLEFVTALGPWTMAAEGTVSTITNAYLGGLPVGNRLPTGVTSHGTYVATGGYVEVMRFLTPDHRGYVKDRPGYARVTPSRRFVFLEGDGGRWRFDTGAWEVGVRYDYVDLTNSGVNGGTGQGVTGAVNWYLTSNARIQFNYSWIHREFSPADNAGRQNGDLRAFGVRFNCDF; this is translated from the coding sequence GTGCCGGCCGTTGTGCGCTTCGTGATTGTCACCGTAGTTACTCTGTTCGTGGTACTTGCACCCGCGCTCGCGCAACCGCAAGTGCCCGCCCCCACCAGCGCGCCCGGAGCCGTGCCCGATAGCGCTCCTCCCGCAAGCCCCACTGGGGCCGCTCCTACCGCTCCCACTGTGCCCTCGACGGCGCCCACTGTCACGCTGACACCCAAAGAGATCAAGCAGCTCGTCGAGCAGGCCATTGCCGAGCGGGAGGAGAAGGCCAAGCAAGCGGAGGCGGAGAAGAAGAAAGCTGAGAGCCAGAGCCAGCAAAAGAGCCGTAAGGTGACGGGCACCTGGAACAACGGACTGACGTTCGAGACCGAGGACAAGGCGTTCCGGTTCAACGTCGGCGGGGTCACGCAGTTCGACATGGGCTGGTTCAACGTGGACAAGAACCAGAAGCGGTCGATCGGCACCCTGAACAACTTGGTCGACCCCGGGCGCACGCTCGACGACGGGATGGACTTCCGCCGCGCCCGGCTGCGCATGAGCGGCCTCGCGTGGGAGCAGCTCGAGTTCTTCGCGCAGTACGAGTTCGCCAACGGTACCGACCTGCGCCAGCGCACGCTCGGCATCCCGAACTCGGCTGGGATCGCCAACCCCCTGACGACGAACACCGACCCGGCCGAGACGGTCGGGTTCAACGAGGTGTACATCGGGCTGACCAAGCTCCCGGTGATCGGTACCGTTCGCGTCGGCCGGCACCGGGAGAGCCTGAACTTCGTGACCGCCACGGCGGACAACAATCAGGTGTGGATGGAGCGCGGGCTGATGTTCGACGCCTTTAACGGGAACTACAACTTTTCCAACGGCATCACGGTCTCGCGCACGTTCCTCGACGACCGGGCCTACGCGCTGATCGGGCTGTTCGAGCAGAACTCCCAGAGCAACCGCCAGTTCTCGACTGTCGGCGACGGGAACTACGTGTACGACGCGCGCCTCACGTGCCTGCCCGTGTGGAACGAGAGCGAGCACCGCTGGGTCCACCTCGGGGTCGATTACAGTTACCGGAACCTGAACCAGGACAACGTCCGCGTGCGCGCCCGGCCCGACATCCGGATCGGGAGCGGGTTCCAGGTGCCCAACCTGTTCGACACCGGGAACATCTTCTCGCGGGACGCCCAGCAGATCGCCAACCTGGAGTTCGTGACCGCGCTCGGGCCGTGGACGATGGCCGCGGAAGGGACCGTGAGCACGATCACCAACGCCTACCTCGGCGGCCTGCCGGTCGGGAACCGGCTCCCGACCGGGGTCACGAGCCACGGCACGTATGTCGCGACCGGCGGGTACGTCGAGGTCATGCGGTTCCTGACCCCGGACCACCGCGGGTACGTCAAGGACCGGCCCGGCTACGCGCGCGTGACCCCGTCGCGCCGGTTCGTGTTCCTCGAAGGGGACGGCGGGCGCTGGCGCTTCGATACGGGGGCGTGGGAAGTGGGCGTCCGGTACGACTACGTGGACCTGACCAACAGCGGGGTCAACGGGGGCACCGGCCAGGGCGTGACGGGGGCGGTCAACTGGTACCTGACGTCGAACGCGCGCATCCAGTTCAATTACAGTTGGATTCACCGCGAGTTCAGTCCCGCGGACAACGCGGGCCGTCAGAACGGCGACTTGCGAGCGTTCGGCGTGCGCTTCAACTGCGACTTCTAA
- a CDS encoding cadherin domain-containing protein: MQLARWMTRLLAKPARSSRSASPAPRGKFWTEVLEDRINLANFATGTAVGEAPIVRVFDAATQQPVAALNAYTGGFTGGVNVAMGDVTGDGVADIITGTATTASHVKVFDGVTFQEVRSFLAFPGFPGGINVAAGDINGDGKADIVASVANGGPPHVKAFSGATGAELASFFAYDQGFTGGVRVAVGDVDGDGKADIVTGSGPGAGGHVKAFSGANGSVLRSFLAYPGFNGGVNVAVGDIDGDGKADIVTGSGPGVSPHVKAFSGANGNQIASFFAYDQNFKGGVLVGVNADGDITTGASGTSHLKVFDGVTHAELSSVLSSRPVTAIAAPSNPNVAPVITSGATASVAENQTAAYTTAATDANIPAQTLTYSITGGADAAKFTINAATGVVTFLAAPNAEAPTDVGANNVYEITVQVSDGFLTATKNVSITVTGVSEFAPVITSNGGGTIAAINAAENQTAVTTVTSTDADVGAGSTRTYSISGPDAAKFSINATTGVLTFVAAPNFESPTDVGGNNVYDVTVTVTDGTLTDTQDLSITVTDANDAPVISSNGGGATAAVNAAENQTAVTTVTATDEDAGATRTYSISGGADAAKFSINASTGVLTFIAPPDFENPTDVGANNVYDVTVQVSDGTATDTQAIAVTVTGVNDNNPVITSNGGNPTATINAAENQTAVTTVTATDADLPAQTLTYSISGGADSAKFTINAATGVLTFVSAPDRETPTDANTDNVYEVTVQVSDGTATDTQDLSITVTGVNDNNPVITSNGGGATAAVNAAENQTAVTTVVATDADLPGDTLTYTIIGGADAAKFSVNATTGVLTFVSAPNFESPTDVGGNNVYDVIVRVSDGTLTDVQTIAVTVTNVNEAPVITSNGGGPTAAINVAENQTAVTTVTATDVDAATTLTYSITGGADMGLFTINASTGVLTFLAAPDFETPGDAGMDNVYDLVVTVSDGALTDTQAIAVTVTDVGGA; the protein is encoded by the coding sequence ATGCAACTCGCACGCTGGATGACCCGCTTGCTCGCCAAGCCCGCTCGTTCGTCCCGGAGCGCCTCTCCCGCCCCGCGCGGTAAGTTCTGGACCGAGGTGCTGGAAGACCGGATCAACCTGGCGAACTTCGCCACCGGAACGGCCGTCGGCGAGGCCCCGATCGTGCGCGTGTTCGACGCGGCCACGCAACAGCCGGTCGCGGCGCTGAACGCGTACACCGGCGGGTTCACCGGCGGGGTGAACGTGGCGATGGGCGACGTGACCGGGGACGGGGTGGCCGACATCATCACCGGTACCGCGACCACGGCCTCGCACGTCAAGGTGTTCGACGGCGTGACGTTCCAGGAAGTGCGCAGTTTCCTGGCGTTCCCCGGGTTCCCCGGCGGCATCAATGTGGCCGCGGGTGACATCAACGGCGACGGCAAGGCCGACATCGTCGCGTCGGTGGCGAACGGCGGCCCGCCGCACGTGAAGGCGTTCAGTGGTGCGACCGGGGCCGAACTCGCCAGCTTCTTCGCCTACGACCAAGGGTTCACCGGCGGAGTGCGGGTCGCGGTGGGTGACGTGGACGGGGACGGCAAGGCCGACATCGTCACCGGGTCCGGGCCGGGGGCCGGGGGCCACGTGAAGGCGTTCAGCGGCGCCAACGGGAGCGTGCTCCGCAGCTTCCTCGCGTACCCCGGGTTCAACGGCGGGGTGAACGTGGCCGTCGGTGACATCGACGGGGACGGTAAGGCCGACATCGTCACCGGGTCCGGACCGGGCGTCTCCCCGCACGTGAAGGCGTTCAGCGGGGCCAACGGGAACCAGATCGCGAGCTTCTTCGCCTACGACCAGAACTTCAAGGGCGGCGTGCTGGTAGGCGTTAACGCGGACGGCGACATCACGACGGGGGCATCCGGTACCTCGCACCTCAAGGTCTTCGACGGTGTGACGCACGCGGAACTGAGCAGCGTGCTGTCCAGCCGACCGGTGACCGCGATCGCCGCGCCGTCCAACCCCAACGTCGCCCCGGTCATCACCTCCGGCGCAACGGCCAGCGTCGCAGAAAACCAGACCGCGGCCTACACCACCGCCGCGACCGACGCGAACATCCCGGCACAAACGCTGACCTACAGCATCACCGGCGGGGCCGACGCCGCGAAGTTCACTATCAACGCCGCCACCGGCGTGGTGACCTTCCTCGCGGCCCCCAACGCCGAGGCCCCGACCGACGTGGGCGCGAACAACGTCTACGAGATCACCGTTCAGGTGTCCGACGGGTTCCTCACCGCGACGAAGAACGTCTCGATCACGGTTACCGGGGTGAGCGAGTTCGCTCCGGTCATCACCAGCAACGGCGGGGGCACGATCGCGGCCATCAACGCGGCCGAGAACCAAACCGCCGTCACCACTGTCACCTCGACCGACGCGGACGTGGGCGCCGGCAGCACGCGCACGTACAGCATCAGCGGCCCCGACGCCGCGAAGTTCAGCATCAACGCCACCACCGGCGTGCTCACCTTCGTCGCCGCCCCGAACTTCGAGAGCCCGACCGACGTGGGCGGTAACAACGTCTACGACGTCACCGTCACGGTCACCGACGGCACCCTGACGGACACGCAGGATCTCAGCATCACCGTCACCGACGCCAACGACGCGCCCGTCATCTCGAGCAACGGCGGCGGGGCGACAGCCGCGGTCAACGCGGCCGAGAACCAGACCGCGGTCACCACCGTTACTGCCACCGACGAAGACGCCGGCGCCACACGAACCTACTCCATCAGCGGGGGCGCGGACGCCGCGAAATTCAGCATCAACGCCTCGACCGGTGTGCTCACCTTCATCGCTCCCCCGGACTTCGAGAACCCGACCGACGTAGGTGCCAACAACGTCTACGACGTCACCGTGCAAGTGTCCGACGGCACCGCGACCGACACTCAGGCCATCGCGGTCACGGTCACCGGGGTCAACGACAACAACCCCGTTATCACGAGCAACGGCGGGAACCCGACGGCCACCATCAACGCGGCCGAGAACCAGACCGCCGTTACCACCGTCACCGCCACCGACGCGGACCTGCCGGCGCAAACGCTGACGTACTCGATCTCCGGCGGGGCCGACTCCGCGAAGTTCACCATTAACGCCGCGACGGGGGTGCTCACCTTCGTCAGCGCGCCCGACCGCGAGACCCCGACCGACGCGAACACCGATAACGTGTACGAAGTAACGGTTCAGGTGTCCGACGGCACCGCGACCGACACGCAAGACCTCAGCATCACGGTCACCGGGGTCAACGACAACAACCCCGTCATCACGAGCAACGGCGGCGGGGCAACAGCCGCGGTCAACGCGGCCGAGAACCAGACCGCGGTCACCACCGTCGTCGCCACCGACGCGGACCTGCCGGGGGACACGCTGACGTACACCATCATCGGCGGGGCGGACGCGGCGAAATTCAGCGTCAACGCCACCACCGGCGTGCTCACCTTCGTCAGCGCCCCGAACTTCGAGAGCCCGACCGACGTGGGCGGTAACAACGTCTACGACGTCATCGTGCGCGTGTCCGACGGTACCCTCACCGACGTGCAAACGATCGCGGTCACGGTGACCAACGTGAACGAGGCCCCGGTCATCACGAGCAACGGCGGGGGCCCGACGGCCGCCATCAACGTGGCCGAGAACCAAACCGCGGTCACCACCGTCACCGCCACCGACGTCGACGCCGCCACCACCCTGACGTACTCCATCACCGGCGGCGCGGACATGGGCCTGTTCACCATCAACGCCTCGACCGGCGTCCTGACGTTCCTCGCCGCCCCCGACTTCGAGACCCCGGGCGACGCGGGCATGGACAACGTCTACGATTTGGTCGTCACCGTGTCCGATGGCGCCCTGACCGACACCCAAGCCATCGCCGTCACCGTTACCGACGTCGGCGGCGCCTGA
- a CDS encoding GTPase produces MAVNLPPHYHDAEARYKKAQTPEDKLLALKEMWVLLPKHKASEKVQAELKTKISELTDQIEQSKLGPKKAAPGTFKFPRQGAGQVVLLGPPNAGKSQLITKLTKATPAVAPYPFTTREPAPGMMDYEDVRVQLIDLPPITADHYETFVTDITRAADAALLFLDLADDDGPAATRAAIDRLKLARRELVPPGSPPIDDPAVYAIPTLLVANKGDDEAADIRLEIAREEFGTQFPLLVVSSERGDGLEELRKAIYDALGVMRIYTKQPGKPADMTSPFTPPIGSTVAELAGKVHRDLEDTVKSARVWGTAVHDGQTVGRDHVLHDKDVVELHT; encoded by the coding sequence ATGGCAGTCAATTTGCCGCCGCACTATCACGACGCCGAAGCCCGGTACAAGAAGGCGCAGACACCCGAAGACAAGCTCCTCGCGCTCAAAGAGATGTGGGTGCTCCTGCCCAAACACAAGGCGAGCGAGAAGGTTCAGGCCGAACTCAAGACCAAGATTTCCGAACTCACGGACCAGATCGAACAGTCCAAGTTGGGGCCGAAGAAGGCCGCGCCGGGCACGTTCAAGTTCCCGCGCCAGGGGGCCGGACAGGTGGTGTTGCTCGGCCCGCCGAACGCGGGTAAGTCGCAACTAATTACGAAGCTCACGAAGGCGACGCCGGCGGTGGCCCCGTACCCGTTCACGACGCGCGAACCGGCGCCGGGGATGATGGATTACGAGGACGTCCGCGTGCAGTTGATCGACCTGCCGCCGATCACCGCGGACCATTACGAGACCTTCGTCACGGACATCACGCGCGCCGCGGACGCCGCGCTGTTGTTCCTCGACCTCGCGGACGACGACGGCCCGGCCGCGACACGAGCCGCCATCGATCGACTGAAACTCGCGCGCCGCGAACTCGTGCCCCCGGGCAGCCCGCCGATCGATGACCCCGCGGTCTACGCGATCCCGACGCTCCTGGTCGCGAACAAGGGCGACGACGAGGCCGCCGACATTCGACTGGAGATCGCGCGCGAGGAGTTCGGCACACAGTTCCCGCTTTTGGTCGTTTCGAGCGAGCGCGGCGACGGTTTGGAAGAACTCCGCAAGGCGATTTACGACGCGCTCGGTGTGATGCGGATTTATACGAAGCAACCGGGCAAGCCGGCGGACATGACCAGTCCGTTCACGCCGCCCATTGGCTCAACGGTCGCGGAACTGGCTGGCAAGGTCCACCGCGACCTCGAAGACACGGTGAAGTCGGCCCGCGTGTGGGGCACCGCGGTCCACGACGGCCAGACCGTTGGTCGCGACCACGTGCTGCACGACAAGGACGTGGTCGAGCTGCACACGTGA